The Porites lutea chromosome 4, jaPorLute2.1, whole genome shotgun sequence genome contains a region encoding:
- the LOC140936022 gene encoding uncharacterized protein: MAASWLIGLVFLVVNVLMAVVLVISNSDFCASVFETQTDHILVDHVMNTSTVVDEFECHQKCHRNNSCKSFNVHPGADIAERLCELNNKTWKMTPESFKKMNGSSYYGPVKVSCHDSPSNRKKQPAHCHPDYKGKRCEIPRWGWNSKLPAHSCKSIRDSGDSKGEGRYWIDPENSGNPLNVYCDMTIDGGGWLLVSNVVSHGSSPTQLPVKTSYRGVSSKEMVLTKSAMKELRNHLHFTRIRFTCKKRGGRTFHITTAANSTGEAAVKYLSGETDVMPASCGSFVIMSNDNSRLARVCKDWGYLRGSYKVGKWGAEKDQNRLYDHTAFAAAAYHWLLTPSNRWECDDYLVRVSPGDFWKVFVR, translated from the exons ATGGCTGCCTCGTGGCTCATTGGTTTAGTCTTTTTGGTTGTTAATGTTCTGATGGCAGTGGTACTGGTGATATCTAACTCGGACTTCTGTGCCAGCGTTTTTGAAACTCAGACTG ACCATATTTTAGTTGATCATGTCATGAATACGTCTACCGTTGTTGACGAGTTTGAATGTCACCAAAAATGCCACAGAAATAACAGCTGCAAGTCATTTAATGTTCATCCTGGTGCAGATATTGCAGAACGACTTTGTGAGCTGAACAACAAAACATGGAAGATGACGCCGGAAAGCTTCAAAAAGATGAACGGATCCTCTTATTATGGACCTGTAAAG GTTTCCTGCCACGATTCGCCCTCCAACAGGAAGAAACAACCCGCTCATTGTCATCCGGACTACAAAGGAAAAAGATGCGAAATTC CAAGGTGGGGTTGGAATTCCAAGCTGCCTGCTCATTCCTGTAAGAGCATCCGGGACTCTGGTGACTCTAAAGGAGAAGGGAGGTACTGGATTGACCCTGAGAACAGTGGAAACCCGTTGAACGTTTATTGCGACATGACAATTGACGGAG GGGGATGGCTTCTTGTATCCAACGTTGTTTCGCACGGTTCATCTCCCACTCAGTTGCCAGTTAAGACATCGTACCGCGGAGTAAGCAGCAAGGAGATGGTACTCACAAAAAGCGCCATGAAGGAGCTGAGAAATCACTTGCATTTCACTCGGATAAGATTCACCTGCAAAAAAAGAGGAGGTCGTACATTTCACATCACCACGGCTGCTAACAGTACAGGTGAAGCTGCTGTGAAATACCTCAGTGGTGAGACAGATGTAATGCCTGCCTCTTGTGGCTCGTTTGTGATCATGAGCAATGATAACTCGCGGTTAGCAAGAGTCTGCAAGGATTGGGGATACCTAAGAGGTTCTTACAAAGTTGGCAAATGGGGCGCCGAGAAAGATCAGAACAGATTATACGACCACACTGCTTTTGCAGCTGCAGCTTACCATTGGCTTCTTACACCATCTAACAGGTGGGAATGCGACGATTATCTCGTGAGAGTGTCCCCTGGCGATTTTTGGAAAGTCTTTGTACGATAG
- the LOC140934227 gene encoding uncharacterized protein — MSTRGLFSYDPAQSCKEIKDLGTTNGDGEYWIDPGRTKRPLKAYCDMTTDGGQWLLVSNVVSHGSSTTQLPVKTSYRGVSSKEMVLTKSAMKELRKHLNFTQIRFHCKKRGGRTFHITTAANTTGETAVKYLSGETDVMPASCGSFVIMSNDNSRLARVCKDWGYEKGSSKIGKWGAERDQSRLYDHTAFVWAAYHWLLTSGRWECDDYNVGVSPGDYWKIFVR; from the exons ATGT CGACACGCGGTCTGTTTTCCTACGATCCCGCTCAATCCTGCAAAGAAATCAAGGACTTAGGTACCACCAATGGAGACGGGGAGTACTGGATTGACCCTGGAAGGACTAAAAGGCCTTTAAAGGCATATTGTGACATGACAACTGACGGAG GGCAGTGGCTTCTTGTTTCCAACGTTGTTTCGCACGGTTCGTCTACAACCCAGTTGCCAGTTAAGACATCTTACCGCGGAGTAAGCAGCAAAGAGATGGTACTCACAAAAAGCGCCATGAAGGAGCTGAGGAAGCACTTGAATTTCACTCAGATACGATTCCACTGCAAAAAAAGAGGAGGTCGTACATTTCACATCACCACGGCTGCTAACACTACAGGTGAAACTGCTGTGAAATACCTCAGTGGTGAGACAGATGTGATGCCTGCCTCTTGTGGCTCGTTTGTGATCATGAGCAATGATAATTCGCGGTTAGCAAGAGTCTGCAAAGATTGGGGATACGAAAAAGGTTCTAGCAAAATAGGCAAATGGGGTGCAGAGCGCGATCAGAGCAGATTATACGACCACACTGCTTTTGTATGGGCAGCTTACCACTGGCTTCTTACATCTGGCAGGTGGGAATGCGACGATTATAATGTGGGAGTGTCCCCTGGCGATTATTGGAAAATCTTTGTGCGATAG